The DNA sequence CAGGACAAAGGAAGTGTCAGAGACCCCAGGAAGCTAAATAAACCCAAAGGTGGCCTAAGGACCAAACACTGAAATGATACAGGCAAATGCAGGCCTAGATAAGTCCATGCTGGTGAGTTGTGAAAAGGGGCTCTCAAACGCACTTACACTCATTGGAATGCAGCATAAAGtgttttatttctgtgaataCAGTGCAACAAAGCTTGGCAAGTTCCAAAGGTTAAAAATATGGAGGCCTGGACCCTTCTTTGCCCTCTTCTCTATTGCTTTCCCTGAAAACGCTGagtttcaaagaagaaaagaatcatttctttttgtttcaactCTAGTCTGGTATACTAAGCACTCAATTCTCCCAATAAGTTCCTTCTTTCCTCTGCAGGAACTAGGGAaatcaataggaaaaagaaaaaggaaaaatagaagaaatcataagagaaactGACCAGGTGAGAGGAAAAGTGGTGAAAACTCTACACAGTATTATCCAAGTGAACAGGAACCAAACGATAGGGAGGGTCACCCTTCTGAGGGGGATCACAGGCAACAATGAAGCGCTTGTATTGGGCAATTTCTTTATATACGCAGTTAGGATACTTCCCTGCAGTGAGGTTGCAGTGAGTCATGTTAATAGGCTTTAGGCTCTCATGGCAGTTGTTCAGGCCATTCTTGCAGGTGATGTTGAGCAAGCCACAGACAGCTGTCACATTCTGGAAGGAGTCATGCAGAAAGGTGTTTTGAGGCTTACAGTGCTTGGTATAATTGTTGACACCACTCATTGCTCCATTGCATTGGCGACGATTTGGCTGTATGTGCTGAATTTCAAACCACTGAGATTTGGTGAGATTCTTAGGCCAAGCATAAAATGGATTCATGAGTCCACACAGTCCCACCACCAAGAGGAGACGAGGAAAGCATCCTAGGTGATGTAGCACCATCTTCTGTGTAGGAAGAAGAAAGATAATAGTAGCAGTAGAAGCAATGGTTGTTAATCATAACCACTTagattttattgtgctttttaaGATTGCaactccctctctctttcttttcaaacCACCTTCTTACTGAATTGAGTCTCACAATTCTATGACGCACTAAAGCCCAGTGAGGAGAAATATGAGGTAAACagttctttcttttgattagaaAATTCCATTCTCATCTTTATCCTATGTTCGCATGTACAATGACCCCCACATCAGAAACTTGATctcttccctcttcatctcccaAGCTAATCGCTCTCCATTTCTTTGACCACTACCACCCAGCCATCTTTACTGACTGCCTTTCTCTTCCAAGAGCTGAAAATTTTCATACCTTGTCTTGGTGTTGAGGTCCTGCTGAGAACAGAAGTGGTCCTTAGTCCTAGGCTCAAACACCTTTGTCTATCTTTCGTCTCTGGGGCCTGCCGAAACTGCCCGTGTGAGGAggggaggaaaaatctgagcctTAGGGGAAAAAAGCTGAAAGACTGGCAGATAAAAAACATGCACAGCATGAGTGAGCCTCTTAGACTTGCAAAACTGCTTTACAAAGTGGTATCTTTACCACAGGAAGAGAAAGTCCATTTTTAGAAATCATGTGACCCAAAACAGAGTTTTGAGGAACTATTGCTTCCTGACAGTGAGTGGTTAAGTGCTTTCTTCATGATTtgaggcttctttttttttttcagcaccaTTTCAGTTCTTTGGAAGAAAATATGCCATGGAAATCTGATATGAGAGCTGCCACAGACTTGGTAATGTTGGGAGCTCAACAACAAACTtgaacaaattagacttctgcTTGCATTTATGAGGCAAGTTATTGGATACTCACTTTCAGGAGCTTGTGATctagtgaaagaaaatatatatgaatgaatatatatgaatGAATATGAGTGAAAGAACTTAACTGTTATTTCTGTGATAGCAGGAATCACAGAGGACTGTGAGGAAATAATGGAGGGGGAGTATTATTGGAGACCATAACATCTTAACTTAGTTTTGAGGAATAATTAGAAACTAGAGCATGGTAAGGTCATCCCTAAGAGAAGGAACTGTGTGTAAAGGGTCCCAGAACATAAGGAAAAGCAAATTTAGGGAATTTGCCTCTTGAATCTgttcccatttttcaattggtGCTGCCAATCCCTTATTAGAACCTCATTATTTCATGGAGGATTCACATAAAAGCCTCCTACATAGACTCCCTGCCTctagtctcttttccttccaatccAGTCTACATATTACTTCCAGattagttttccctgagcatAGATATCGTATTGCCCAAATGCATTTAGTGGTTCCAGTTATCTACAGGATGAAATTTATGTCTGTTAGCTGGTACTCATACCCTACACTACAGCCATCTATATTAGTttcaaaaaattcaaattatagaTGTTTagatagatatatatttatataaaaacacCAACAGCAGTATGTTACGCATCAGTAGCAGCAAcagcttttccaggttctgcagtCATCTGAACAAAATTAGAGATATCCAGAACActctgttaaaaaaagaagaaaaaaaaaagtaaaaaacaagaaTCCCTGAAAACAGCAAGTTCTATTACTGTTACGGTACCATTTTTTATTAGCTTTCCAATCATCATCTGATaagaaaaattctagaataatGTCATTAAAAGCAGGTCTGAAATAGCATGATACAATATTGTCCTACATCTATAGTACTGTGGGATACAATTAAAAAGGCATTATTTGAGACTTGATTCTATTTTTTCAGCAGAGGGCCCAAAGGTTGGTGTGACACAGCTCTGGTGATGAAACGCACCTTCTTAGAaaggatttaatttaattagcacACATTCCTTAGAACATTCATGAATGTCCTTCATGACATTGATCTTCATGAACATCAGctaaaaacagtttttttcaaaaaacaagTGAACAAAAACCCCCACATTTGTTTCAAACAAAGATGATAGAGTGGATGCAAGCAGGACTCAACCTAACTtatattttgccaaattctcaTGGGTGATTCTGACACCCATCCTTAGTTGGGAACCATAGTTGGTTGGCTGACGCTGACTCAAACTGAATTCCCTAATTCCCAGCACTGAGCTTCTGCCTCATTCCTGAGATGAAATACCCACTTTGTCCTGATTCAGGCAGGTGGATTCCTGTCTAACTACTCCGAGCTAGGAGCAGGACAGGTGCATATATACACAGTTTTGCTGTACACATCTGCCCTGCTACTAACCCAGAGCAGTAAGATAAAGGTATTATCCAACCTTTTCATTTTGATCAATAACATTATCTGGCCTGGGTTTGTGGGTCTGTTCAGACTATTTCCTCTTGATGGTTTTAAACCCCTCTCTCTCAAATCTTGGCCAAGTTACAGTGGGCAGACTGTCGCAAGAAAACTTATGATTATATCCACTTTTATTAGTGTAaccttgatattttcacaaataGAGATCTCAAAGTTTGGACCATACAACCTTCTATGAAGGATGATGGTTTTCTCAACCTACTTACTACCTAAGAGATGGAATCTGTCATAAATACACCTACATTTGTTCTCAGTGGGTTGGGTGGAGAGGACTTAATGATTGATTCCAAAATATCAGTataacttttaataaaatttttaactaaccaagagaagaaaatttccaGAAATGCTTCGAAGAGAAAATTTTCTATAGAGTGTGTGTCATCTGCAGCAGAAATTTGAGGGAAAAATGGGGAAGAACACAACATAAACCCTATGAGTCAAGAAAGTAGAAATTCAGCTTTACATCTGGCTTCCTTACTTAGTTCTTCAATATTTGGCAataaagggaagaagaaatagaacagctGGCTTCTCATATCCAGTTGTCTTGGAATTTTCCTTACCATGACTAGCCTCACCTGCTCTTTCTGTCCAAGGCCTACTGGGGAGATGCCCCAAAGCCTCAGCAATGAGGGCGAGGAATTAACCTGTAAACCATGAGGTGAACCGTGTTCTTAGTTTGCATTAAGAAAGGGCATATTTGCTTAGTCTCTTTTTTGTACCATTCTTTTCTGATGCTTATCCTCATCTTGAATTTTTTTACTCTCTCAAGTAAGGTCCTCCCAGCTTTGTAACTCTGTAATCTCTTGTTTACTTGAAAAGATAATATTTCTCATGACCAAATAATTCACCCCTGCAACTTCCTTCTGACCAGTGATAGTCATATATCAAGTAAATAGGATAAAATTTAAACCACCCACCCAACccccacattttttttcatttaatatgtcTTCCATAGATTCcaacatggatttttttcttcttcttcttgtacTTCATCATATtcttagaaagaaagaaggaatggtCTTCCATGAACTGTTTAGGCTTAATTAGGCAAGTAAGGAAGTCAGTTATTGAAGCTCAAATTAAGCTAGCAATAATGATATAAAGACAGGCTTAGGAGCTACTGGACCAGGTGTTAGTGTTTGTCTGCTTGTTTTACTAGTATGAGGCTAGCTATGGAGCTGCCAAATCTGAGATGGCATGCCAACTCTAACCATTGACTGAATTTGCTCTCTGCAGTGCACCAGCAAAAGCTTGAATACGCAAGTCATATGCTTGTTCCCACCACTGCTTGGGTGACCATTTTTGTGCCATGTAATAGGAAATATGCTTTTAAATCATTTCTGCATCACTAAAACCCTATTAAAATGAGCCTAGCAGTGAAAGGCATCCAACAACTTCTTGATTCCAAGTTTACTGAtagcattgattttcttttgcattaaaatttttaaaataaaacatatggaaagtCAAAAAGAAAGATATAGAGCACTTTTCCCCCTcatgtattgcttctgatttttttttaccactccTCTCCAACCCTATATAGTTTGTTATTGctgctcttctcttttctttctgtatctatgCCTTTTTTTACAGTAGTCCTTGGCTCTGCATGGAATAAATGATACTCTCAGTCTAATTGGTTGTGCTTTTGCCTCTGCATGTAAGTACAGTAGTAAGAAATCTTTGAGAGCTttctgatcttttaaaaatagtaaaaacaaaggGGATGgatagatttcttttctttcattcttttcaagtggAGTAGGGAGGTAAGGACAACTATAGATACATTTGAAATGACTACATTTGTATCTTTTTCACAAGAACCATATAAATCCATGTTCCTCTTTACTATCGGTGTAGATGTTCAGAAATCACTAATCTTAGTCTGTGTTCATGGGCATCAGTAGATATTACAGAGTCTTTGGTTCTGACAATGTTGGTAAAGCTAGAGTAAGAAACTGCTACTTTCCActagagaaaataaaggaaaaatttatgCAAGGCTGTCTTCATCACTGATTAATTGTTTGTGATCTTAGTTTCATGGTCTCTCCTTCATGATGCTAgctatggtctttttttttttttttttttttttttttggtgccagACCACTTGAACTGGCCTCTCCCATCTTTTTTTCAACCATAATGACCATCTTTTTGCTTCTTCATGACTTTAGTTTAGATATCCATAGCAATTGCATATGCTATTGGATGTGATAGAAAGGCCCTTTGAGAATTGATTGACAGTTCAGTGATTGTTTTCCCAGCCTAGACTCTATTAATTTGTCAAGGTTTTGTCCAGAAAAGGCATCTCAATGGGAAGAATCATTTAATTTAACACTGGGAATAGGTTACTTATTATCATCTTCCTCTACATTGTAATTTCACCAGCAATAAcatttcttctctgtattttgCACATCTCAGATAGACTCATTTTCCTCACTTTCTTGACATATCCATAAATGTTTCACATACAAACTGCTGTGTCAGATTTTTCAGCTGTCAACCAACTCATGTCACACTCTGTGTGGTCCTACCGAAACTGTCCATTCAGACCCTTTTGTTTGCATTTGCAGCCATTTGAAATTGTCAAGTCTCAGCTTCCAAAAATCTTAGTCTCATTTACAGAACATGTTTGTAATGACTCGTTAATGGAAATGTTGACTTATAAAGTCCAGATTGTAGTAGgtataaagggaattttaaaaCTACACCCAAATTAAGCTAATTAAGTACTAAAACTTtgtctatttcttaatttttaaatatgctgaTATGCCTTAAACTGTAGCTATAGATCACTGTCAGTTTGCTGTTTGAAAATAACCAGTGTTTTCTAAAACTTGAGTAATCCAATTGCAGTGTTAATGCAGAATTGTTGTATATGCAAGCTGCATGTTAGACACTTGCCttttttaagaaaactaaaataagtgTATTGATGTGAAGCATATTCTCAAGTATGAAAGTAGTCACTCAGCTACCATGCTTGGTAATTTGCTGTGTCTGTTAAGGTAGGAGAGTGGAAGACAGGAAATCTATGCATATATCAATAGTGCCAAGATATCAAGTGGGGGATATATATGTTTACCCAAATATTATTTTGTGTGCCCTTTTGTGAGTTCTTTTTAGTCATTTCTTGTTATGCATATGTGCATATGCTTATTATGTTGGATAAAAGAAATATGGATGAAAGAGCGTCacacttccttgccttttctggtGGACTTTTGGTGCCACCATCTGGGCAGCACCAACTCTTCTAAGATGCCATTGTGGCATCCTGCATTTCACGTACCATCTCTGCCATCCTTTCTCCCCCCACTCCCATGCCCTTCTGCCCTGCTGATTAGCATTCCCTGGTTCTACATGGCCCTGGGCCCAGCTGAAGCATCCTCTCCTTCCCTGAACTTTGATGCTagtactgctgctgctgctcactCTCCAGCCTCGCTCCATGAAGGTATCCCTTTAACCAacacttttcagttctttcaCAGCTTATCGTGGAGAaactcccttttttctttcttatgcctTTAAGAATCAAATTTGAATctgaacctttattttttttcttctgtagcttCTTTGTTTAACCATCCTGTTGACAAGCCCTACTCTCTCCTCATGACATAGAACATTAGAAGAGCAGGAGCTGTCTGTTCACATGTTTGGGGAAGAATTACCTCATTTCTACCATCACCTCCTATTCTTTTAAAGTCTGGGTCAAATTTTGAACTGCTGTTTGtatttgtcaatgtctgtctacATACCACTGCCCACAGCAGATACCACtaccaaaaatagaaatatttaataatattaattaaaaggaaaaagaaattgagtGAAACAAAGAACATGCCAAGACACGAGGTAGGTAAGTGCTGGGATTCTCTTACTTAGCTGACATATTTTTGAAACTGCTGGTCCAAGAACTCATGGACCGAAGACAAGTGTGCATCCTAACCGGAGGTGGCTACCACCTCCAAGGCCTACAGACTTGAACTAGTGCTAACTCCAGACCTTTCTGTCCCATGAGCAGCATACTGAACATCCTAATCAGGCTCCTCAACCAACAGGTTATAGGATCtgggaaatattttcctttttgttagtTTTGAGGGTTGTTTTGgagtttaggatttttttttaaacagttggtAATTGCATGAATGCAGatgattgcttttattttattttgttttgttttaatttggagtGTTTTATCGatccaatgtttttatttttcagctgacCACCTGCCTCTTGAGAGAGAGAAGTGGGCATACTTCCTTTAAATTCAGGAGCATTGTTTTAATTAACTTTCTGTTACTTACATTCCTTACATATGTATGTTTTGGGTTTGGgattacattttgaaaaaaaaaacaaaacttacagTTAGCCAGTTGTTTTATGTGTTGATTATTCAAACGTAGTTCGGGCATCAAAATTATGCCAGTTTAAAAGCTTACTTCAAGGAGAAACTTAAGATGAAGTGCTAAGTTTCTGTTTAAgatgccctcctcctcctctcatataaaaaaaaaatttgttgtcACAGGAATTTTGACCTATAATTCTTaactatgtttaaaaaagaaaaaaagaaagccccAACCCAACTTTGAAGTCTGCACAAAAGTCCCCTCCTCTGAGATAGTCAGTTCTAGCTAAATAGGTCCAAGTTCTATTAGCAATCATTGAATTATTTTGTAATTGTTAAATTACATTATAATCATACCAAAGTATAACTGAAGAGGGATTCAGTCAGAAAAGCTCAAATCTGCTGTCTCGCTCTTCTCCCATTCTCTGCATAAGCTCTTCAAGGTTAACAAGACATCTGCATAGTGGCTTTCAATTGTTCCTCTTAATTGAGTTAGGATCCCTCTGTTAAACAAATTGAGATTTTGGACTTAATCTCAGCTTTCCTGTAAACAAGACTATATGGGAAAATAAGAATGCATGCCTCCCAaatctagaataaaaatttaagaaatttgatTGTCATAAGGCACTTTAAAATGCAGTAAAATGAGGATTCTTCAATATTTGAAGGGAAGAAGGTGAGGACTGTAAAATACAGAAAGTTCACAAACACAACATGGGTTCCAAAATTTCTCAGGACacagaaaaaagggcaaaaatagcACAACATACCATctcacttttttccttctctctccagcACACCCACCACCAGTGACTGGATGTGAATTAGAGTGCTGTATAGGGATTGAAATAGATTCTGTGGAAGCGGATTTAGTGGGTTATTATAATTAGGAAGCATATAGTATCTTTGTGAAAGCATCTTGAATAAGATTTTGTTCAGAACAATACTGACTTCCACTGCATAGGTTATAACACATGGCcaataaaatctgaaattttgCCAAAGCATCTCTACCTTAATTTAAATGACTCCAGGTACACCAGTTCTAGTTGATAAAGATTAGTTCTGAGTGGTTTTAATGGTATTTTGGTatttatgtgtgtttgtgttttatttaCCTCTCAGCCATAGGCTAATGGCTCGTAAACTATATGAGAATCTGATGAAATGTATGGACCCTCACTCCAAAAATGGAAACACATCAAAATGAATACAAATAGTTTCAATGGGTCCATGGTCTTACTGAAGTCCCCAAATTAAAAGCAATGGTTCTAGAAAGCTTGATTCACTTGAATGCATAGAAAGATCTTTTTCATCATTATATCAGAAGATAGATATTCTACAAATGCTGTtgtataaatgaatatatgaatgagtAAATATGAAGAGTTTTTTAGTCATTCAAAGTGATGCATGCTAAGTGTCATTTATACTGGTATAAATGAGCTAGGAGGTGTGTGTGGCTCACCATGAACTAGAGCCTAGAGTATAATACTGAACTTGAAGGTAAAGATGGGATTGACTTTCACTACGaggcaaggagaaggaaaaaatttcagTAGCTAGAATGTGTATGGAATTCCTGGAACTATAAGTGACTAGGTATGACTGCAGCTAAGGTAACAAGTGGAGCAAGTGAAAGGAGCTGAGGCTAATGAGGTAGGCGAAACCCAGATTATGAGATTATGTACAATGCTAAAGAATTTGATGTTTCTGAAACATAAGCACCTGGCACGCATGGCAGATACCAAAATTTGGATGTCATCATTTCTGGCACAATCATGAGGATCACAAATGTTGTAAGTAGATATGCAACACAGATGCTACATCTATTAGGCTTTTTGTTTGCAAGCAACACTAGTCAATTTGAACTAATTTATGGGGGAACATTTTAAATGGTGGTGGGAATGGGTTGGGGATTTATTGAAAGAAGCTGGGTGAGATTacaatatgaagaaataaagctgaAGGATCAATTGCTAGAAATAGCTGGAAGCCAAGAAACTTTGGTGTGCTGGAGAGCAGGGCCTAACAGGTATGAGTCAGCCCCAACTGGTTGGTTGGTTTGTGTTTTTAATCCTGTATTCACTGCTAGAGATTCAGACTCCCAGGGAAAGTCCAGTTAGATGATCTTGGGTCTCATGATTGTTCAGCTCAGTAGAGGAGACTGGGAACTTTGATGGAGAGTCCACCAATACTGCAcccaaaaaaagaggaagaatctTTCCTCCAAGGGAAATGAATTTACAAGTGTGAGAATAAGGGGAAGTGGTTGCTAAGAAAGCCAAAACAGCAACACAAAGCTATTACACAGTTTGTCTTTAAATCCATCTCCTCATATACTGTTTTGAATCACCATCTGCTAACTCTTTAATAAAAAGCACTtctaaacagtttttaaaatgacttatttGTGTCAACCTACATTTTGAGGCAGCATTATCAAGTGAAAAATATAGTCACTATTCCTCATATGTAAATTGATAATAAATGAAGAACTACTGTTTTACTATCAATCTCTTATGAGTTTGGTTGATATTGGTCACTCATCAGGTGTCATCTCAACACCAGGCACACTGGAAAATTACAAAGCTGAGGGGTCTATCCTAGGAACATAGTGACCCAACTTAGATTCATCAGCTGCTCATGGAGGTAAGAGTTTTAGGAAGGTGGGCAGTCACTTAATTGAAAGTATTGGTACTCTGGTCCTTTCTCTAGTGTTTTAAGGCCAGAGTCATTCAGCAGTGCAAGAAGCTGAAGAACATAAAGTACTTTCATGTTTAGCATTTTTCCTCCCCATACCTGCCCCAGGCAAAATTATATGAATCAACTGTCTTTTAACTCCCCTTCTATTAGTACCCTGTATCTCTCTTCCCACTTCTTAGACTCTAGAAGCTTGCATCTCCaatatatttgttttccatttactCCTCTTCCCTCCAACAAAATTTAAGTCTTAAGCTCCATTCTTGAGCAGTGTTGCATTTTAATGTCTTCTGACTCCTACCCTGCCAAGTAAGGTTATTTTCAGATACACTCATTTGTGCTAATATCTTCTACTTAATATTATTAGCCTCAGGGAGCAGTAACCAGTAATGTCTTTATCCATCTAAATGTACTAGCCTCCTTAGATAACTTCTTCATGAATAAATTCGTTAAGGAGCTATGTCAGACTGTGGGTGATGGAAAAGGGGTTCTTTTTGATCCTAAAGTTTATAGCTTCCACACAGATAACAACTTACTctattttcatattgaaaatCACCATCTTCTGAAGCCAAAGAGTACAGATGACTGATGGGCACTTGTCAGACTTCTTTTATCAAAGTCAAAATTAAAGTGCTAAGCCAAAgggtggaaaaggaagaaaacgtTGACTGAGCACCTGCTGTGAGTCAGGAACCATACCAAACGTTTTATATTTAGTCATTCCTACCTCctatcccaccccccacccccaatctggTTGGAATGCATCAAGTCAAGGTGATTAATGCCTACACAATTCCTGATTGCAGCCTGTGACCAGTTTAGTACATAAACATTTACATACCCATCATACACGTAAGACACAGCATACACATTAGACATGCACACATGATAAACACCCTAAACCTACACCCAACATAAATTATATCCAAGCATAATCTACATCACACACATATCCATACCATTCACACCAATCATACAGCACACATTCTGGACACATCAcatgtataaatatttcatacattGGATTGATATAATTTATTAAGAGAAGGAATGATTGTTCAACTTTGGTAGGCATAAGGAGAGTCAATACTAGGAAACGTTCTGGGTTACTGAAGAAGAGATGCATTGAGTCgaatcttgaaaaaaaatgtgggaGCAAATAAGGTAAATGAGTTATTAAAGGGTATTCTGGGCAGAGAACCAACATAGTCAAAGTTATGAAATCAAGAAATTCTAAGTAGTTTGAAAACATTTACATATAATACACAAAGTGTCAGGGGCTGTTGTTGCAGGCAGGGGT is a window from the Tamandua tetradactyla isolate mTamTet1 chromosome 14, mTamTet1.pri, whole genome shotgun sequence genome containing:
- the RNASE6 gene encoding ribonuclease K6, yielding MVLHHLGCFPRLLLVVGLCGLMNPFYAWPKNLTKSQWFEIQHIQPNRRQCNGAMSGVNNYTKHCKPQNTFLHDSFQNVTAVCGLLNITCKNGLNNCHESLKPINMTHCNLTAGKYPNCVYKEIAQYKRFIVACDPPQKGDPPYRLVPVHLDNTV